The Candidatus Zixiibacteriota bacterium genome includes the window AGACGCTGGACGCCATCAAGATGGCCTGTCAGAAAGCGAAAGAGGTTATCTCCCGCGGGCAGTCTATTCTGTTTGTCGGAACCAAGAAACAGGCGAAAGATGTGATTCGGGAAGAGGCGATACGCTGCGGCCAGTTTTTTGTCACGGAGCGCTGGCTGGGTGGTATGCTGACCAATTTCACCACCATCAAAGCTTCCATCAAGAAGCTCAAGAGTATGGAGCGGATGAAAGAAGAAGGGGAGATGAGCAAATTCACCAAGAAAGAAATCTCCCACTTCGAGAACGAGATGCAGAAACTTGACAAGGTTCTGGGCGGTATCAAGAATATGAATTACCTGCCCGGTCTGCTGTTTGTGGTCGATGCCAAGAAAGAGAAAATAGCGGTGGCGGAGGCCGCCAAACTGGGTATCCCGATTGTCGGCGTTATAGATACCAATGCCGACCCGGACCCGATCGATTTCCCCATTGCCGCCAATGATGACGCCATCAAATCGATTCGTATCATCACCAAGACATTTGTCGATGCCGCCATTGAAGCGCGCCAGTCGGTTTCGGAGCAGGAAATCATGCAGTCGGTGGATTCCTCCGCCGGCGAGCGACTCAGCTCCTATACATCCCCAGAAGAAGAGATTTAGAAAGGTTTCTAACAATGGAAATAACAGCGCAACAGGTTAAAGAACTACGGGAAAAAACCGGCGCCGGTATGATGGACTGTAAAAAAGCCCTGACCGAGACCGGCGGCGACTTCGAT containing:
- the rpsB gene encoding 30S ribosomal protein S2, with amino-acid sequence TLDAIKMACQKAKEVISRGQSILFVGTKKQAKDVIREEAIRCGQFFVTERWLGGMLTNFTTIKASIKKLKSMERMKEEGEMSKFTKKEISHFENEMQKLDKVLGGIKNMNYLPGLLFVVDAKKEKIAVAEAAKLGIPIVGVIDTNADPDPIDFPIAANDDAIKSIRIITKTFVDAAIEARQSVSEQEIMQSVDSSAGERLSSYTSPEEEI